One Pseudomonas tolaasii NCPPB 2192 genomic window carries:
- a CDS encoding NEL-type E3 ubiquitin ligase domain-containing protein has protein sequence MADLPAAPPAATLSIHRDYLEQASPAWLTDATPSRRAQLKQAAAPVPDWYRNATPAQLQTLHDKTRASFTAQTALDKAMAPVQDIDAFAEPLLVKALSEQFKVDLDVHKTLLVLRKPLEVTLFDIRVGHFEVLRIPLLQAALHNFEEGECTDDAFDRTSGFFTLTAAGGNIEPVTTPLTVVQFTRLCRSLDIGAQYQRHLKSYLKPTDPVAERTLRETFISARKADLAAAAEAALLSKDIEPADHAMILSMINGERHPWMGDKQVWLRDLGLMKKRMIGCVAFVIVKKYRYGDEVILYIPNDPFHPLKRYNWAQFAAMFKQRFNARDQPDPGDGTPTAYQQFFSQFVAYADLPDYFAGLTEEAPAANFGAALAPYAPLLNTLNKGINPFAALTGIKELPPIAPRARLPNPDPYLNPGSILIKGRGLWEENPDLWDHLYTRHRDKILNDAAAHAVPTADVDARVRSAKIAALLNAGLMVLNTVSMFVPVLGEVMMTVMAGQLLYETFEGSLEWAEGDRRAAKAHLVDVAENLATLAVMAGVGKVVSSIAAARPEPLIEALDPVTLPNGQVRLGKSDLKGYASPDTLPADITPNARGQYLHAGKTYIRPGDGFYEKTYDAALGRWRIRHPTNPDAYQPVLRDNGFGAWRHTLERPQTWDRQTLMRRLGPVTDGFDDEQLLSIADISATSDGALRQMYLDETPLPAALADTLRLFKADRDVAQVIEQISTGKAVDDRYLYVLPLLTDMPRWPVGRVLEVFEGADLAGPVQRYGTERLYHGVVRKAPIRISRADVLGSQMPARILAALDESEIVGMLGGEPARVPENRPLELRKQLADFARSRQPALFDSLYKGTELPDPFVAKLQRLYPGLSEHAAQQVLADADAEQIARLRATGRVPLAMQEHARWQVSQGRLGRAYTGLHMQNLVSADSKRLALHTLSKLPGWSDQLRIEVREGSISGTLLDGIGSEAASQRKYLVKRGPQYQAFNERGETLNSLGRDGDNFYASLMHAMPDEARQAIGLPHVGQSLELRRAIIDYATAHRLESARLIKQQSSPRPTFKPPQRIGAKGLGYPASGRGQGTSPSLVSRVQDVYPQMTEDQANGFILRQMLADKSDAQIFTLLNNRLSEWRQLESTLDTWMLTESTDLFIRRYPQMDSRPGIVRALKACWRNAPLAELPGHAELQLVGEFPLPPLSADFSHVRTLNVGGRGMIDGNIDQLLGYFPNVQELTLAGADTPPFSVPQALEGMGQLRQLKIFSGTGLSTEELNRLQGLTGLEQLDLHSTLGSLQPLDVSRLRRLRSLRLSGGGQKQFPLGALELSQLQRLDLKASSIDQLPDQLFAPGQESQWAKLSMNWASFNRERFRAAYEFVRNHPEHLIDQDEMVREYCGGLLDEGLGRKIGFNTPLSGPLKALFFERWTSSQAQFDAIEALSGEYAELSRSLDNWLTQDAQNLQRFARTGLAESLRKAWNDGLLQRFGRLDPVTLTVPGLVVSDMPHLPAGLFDAVATLQMPNAIVPSAQLSRFLRGFGGLRSLDVSGASLTELTVAPGEWPALEHLNLANNPLQTLDVSGLNQLTALNLRASHLSQWPTGAEHLPQLTWLDLRDTRITQLPATALAEDRLLLDSQFSGLPLTPKARAELGVARQRVERNLGLEDATLSRFEQQPMGEVFPPRESGSAIARQLLPMPVTDAIEAGLTRCLNSWLFTREFSRSSTLKVTAGARRVAAQRILDCWRASQSRPVGEAAVELNFHGLTLGELPALPVTLHPVERLNLNGVQLTGPGSDAFLRAFPEVKTLTLSGNQLVSLPPALEGMALLERLDLSGVGISDPERLYPTLEQIENLRWLDVSYCDLETFSLDTLDGLESLNLSNNELAHWPDGVLRATQLRTLDLSSNPLEAIPPGALEGEHDALMAGTDLSENFNFDLEDLRRLQAYARRVGSDTALGMSSADVQQQISELEHPTSSDTESEPDEAEEFPVLPDEVLREAPVTAADRETWLHNLPADEQARLGELWDQLAHEPDNAAFFNLLSLLPQTKDFDLARASLTARVWRVIEAAGSNAELRETLFGMSNTHGTCSDGRILTFSALEIKVLEFDILRDLDPTDLARKGSALLSLSRNLFRLEQVEQLAARHIRPNSDAAEVRLQYLIGLRRRLDLQGVPEKMRYATPIGGATMEGHARAIEALEHSDAFHENLISRDYWVAYLKERYPEDIAALEQRNAQKRDALEDAFASVNDVGYVRGLETLNVQLLADETQTLMALSRRAEEALNPSAHDPSQPGTSAGLRR, from the coding sequence ATGGCCGATCTTCCTGCCGCACCCCCTGCGGCAACCCTGAGCATTCACCGCGACTACCTTGAACAAGCCAGCCCCGCGTGGCTGACCGATGCCACGCCGTCACGGCGCGCCCAGCTCAAGCAGGCAGCGGCGCCGGTGCCGGACTGGTACCGCAACGCTACCCCCGCCCAGCTCCAGACCCTGCACGACAAGACCCGCGCCAGCTTCACCGCACAAACCGCCCTCGACAAGGCCATGGCCCCCGTGCAAGACATCGACGCCTTTGCCGAGCCCTTGCTGGTCAAGGCCTTGAGTGAGCAGTTCAAGGTCGATCTGGATGTGCATAAAACCCTGCTGGTCCTGAGAAAACCCCTGGAGGTGACACTCTTCGACATCCGTGTGGGCCACTTCGAAGTGCTGCGCATCCCGCTGTTGCAGGCCGCGTTGCACAATTTCGAAGAGGGCGAATGCACGGACGACGCCTTTGATCGAACGTCCGGGTTTTTCACCCTCACGGCGGCGGGCGGCAACATCGAACCGGTCACTACCCCGTTGACGGTGGTGCAGTTCACCCGTCTGTGCCGTTCCCTGGATATCGGCGCGCAGTATCAGCGTCATCTCAAGAGCTACCTCAAGCCCACGGACCCGGTGGCGGAGCGGACGCTGCGAGAAACCTTCATCAGCGCGCGCAAAGCCGACCTGGCAGCTGCGGCCGAGGCCGCCTTGTTGAGCAAGGACATCGAGCCTGCAGACCACGCGATGATCCTGTCGATGATCAACGGTGAGCGGCATCCCTGGATGGGGGATAAGCAGGTGTGGCTGCGCGACCTGGGCTTGATGAAAAAACGCATGATCGGCTGCGTGGCCTTCGTGATCGTGAAGAAATATCGCTATGGCGACGAGGTGATTCTCTACATCCCCAACGATCCGTTTCATCCCCTGAAGCGCTATAACTGGGCGCAGTTCGCCGCCATGTTCAAACAACGCTTCAACGCCCGCGACCAGCCAGACCCCGGCGATGGCACGCCCACTGCCTACCAGCAGTTTTTCAGCCAGTTCGTGGCCTATGCCGACCTTCCCGACTATTTCGCCGGGCTGACCGAAGAAGCCCCCGCCGCCAATTTCGGCGCAGCCTTGGCGCCTTATGCGCCGTTGCTCAATACGCTGAACAAAGGCATCAATCCGTTCGCTGCGCTAACCGGCATCAAGGAGTTGCCCCCCATTGCGCCCCGGGCCAGACTGCCCAACCCGGACCCCTACCTCAATCCCGGTTCCATTCTGATCAAAGGCCGTGGGCTGTGGGAAGAAAACCCCGACCTCTGGGACCACCTCTACACCCGTCACCGCGACAAAATCCTCAACGACGCCGCCGCCCATGCGGTGCCAACGGCGGATGTGGACGCCCGTGTGCGTTCGGCCAAGATCGCCGCCTTGCTCAATGCCGGTCTGATGGTGCTCAACACCGTGTCGATGTTCGTGCCCGTACTGGGCGAAGTGATGATGACGGTGATGGCGGGTCAGTTGTTGTACGAAACCTTCGAAGGCAGCCTGGAATGGGCCGAAGGCGACCGCCGCGCCGCCAAGGCGCATTTGGTGGACGTCGCCGAGAACCTGGCGACCCTGGCAGTGATGGCGGGTGTCGGCAAAGTCGTTTCCAGCATCGCGGCGGCCAGGCCCGAACCGCTGATCGAAGCCCTCGACCCAGTGACTCTGCCCAATGGGCAGGTGCGTTTGGGCAAGTCAGACCTCAAAGGTTATGCCAGCCCCGACACTCTGCCGGCCGACATTACCCCCAATGCCCGGGGTCAATACCTGCATGCCGGCAAAACCTATATCCGCCCGGGCGACGGGTTTTATGAAAAAACCTACGACGCTGCCCTCGGCCGCTGGCGGATTCGCCACCCCACGAATCCGGATGCCTATCAGCCAGTCTTGAGGGATAACGGCTTCGGGGCCTGGCGGCACACCCTGGAGCGCCCGCAGACCTGGGACCGGCAGACCTTGATGCGCCGCCTCGGCCCGGTCACGGACGGGTTCGACGATGAGCAATTGTTGAGCATCGCCGATATCAGCGCCACGTCCGATGGCGCCTTGCGCCAGATGTATCTGGATGAGACGCCGCTTCCGGCGGCATTGGCCGACACCTTGCGCCTGTTCAAGGCCGACCGTGACGTTGCGCAGGTTATCGAGCAAATCAGCACCGGCAAGGCCGTGGACGACCGCTACCTTTACGTCCTGCCGTTGCTCACCGACATGCCGCGCTGGCCCGTGGGCCGGGTGCTGGAGGTATTCGAGGGGGCGGATCTTGCCGGTCCCGTCCAGCGTTACGGCACCGAGCGCCTGTATCACGGGGTCGTACGCAAAGCGCCGATTCGCATCAGCCGCGCTGATGTGCTCGGCAGCCAAATGCCGGCCCGCATCCTGGCGGCGCTCGATGAGTCGGAAATTGTCGGCATGCTCGGTGGCGAGCCTGCGCGGGTGCCTGAGAACCGACCTCTGGAGCTGCGCAAACAATTGGCCGATTTCGCCCGCAGCCGCCAGCCGGCGCTGTTCGACAGCCTCTATAAAGGCACCGAGCTGCCCGACCCCTTTGTCGCCAAACTGCAACGCCTGTACCCCGGCCTGAGCGAGCACGCCGCGCAACAGGTGCTGGCCGACGCCGATGCCGAGCAAATCGCCCGGCTGCGCGCCACCGGCCGCGTGCCCCTGGCCATGCAGGAACATGCCCGCTGGCAGGTCAGCCAGGGCCGCCTGGGGCGCGCCTACACCGGCTTGCACATGCAAAACCTCGTCTCGGCCGACAGCAAGCGCCTGGCCCTGCACACCTTGAGCAAGCTGCCGGGTTGGTCGGATCAACTGCGCATTGAGGTGCGCGAGGGCAGTATCAGTGGCACGCTGCTCGATGGCATCGGCAGCGAGGCGGCAAGCCAGCGCAAGTATCTGGTCAAGCGCGGGCCGCAATACCAGGCGTTCAACGAGCGTGGCGAGACCCTCAACAGCCTGGGGCGCGATGGCGACAACTTCTACGCCTCGTTGATGCATGCCATGCCCGACGAGGCGCGTCAGGCCATTGGCCTGCCCCATGTAGGCCAGAGCCTTGAGCTGCGCCGCGCCATCATCGACTACGCCACCGCGCACCGGTTGGAGTCGGCGCGCCTGATCAAGCAACAGTCGTCGCCTCGCCCGACCTTCAAGCCACCCCAGCGCATCGGCGCCAAAGGGCTGGGCTATCCGGCCAGCGGCCGAGGCCAGGGCACGTCACCGTCATTGGTCAGTCGTGTGCAGGACGTGTACCCGCAGATGACCGAAGACCAGGCCAACGGTTTTATCCTCAGGCAAATGCTCGCCGACAAGAGCGACGCGCAGATCTTCACCCTGCTCAACAATCGCCTGAGCGAATGGCGGCAGTTGGAGTCGACCCTCGACACCTGGATGCTCACCGAATCCACTGACCTGTTTATCCGCCGCTACCCGCAAATGGACTCGCGCCCCGGCATCGTGCGAGCGCTCAAGGCCTGCTGGCGCAACGCCCCTCTGGCCGAGCTTCCCGGGCACGCTGAGTTGCAGTTGGTCGGCGAGTTCCCCCTGCCGCCCCTGAGTGCAGATTTTTCCCATGTGCGCACCTTGAACGTCGGTGGGCGGGGCATGATCGATGGGAATATCGACCAGCTCCTGGGCTACTTTCCCAATGTGCAGGAGCTGACATTGGCCGGCGCCGATACGCCGCCGTTCAGCGTGCCCCAGGCCCTGGAGGGAATGGGACAATTGCGGCAGCTCAAGATCTTCTCCGGTACCGGATTGTCGACCGAGGAATTGAACCGGCTGCAAGGCCTTACCGGCCTGGAACAGTTGGACCTGCACTCAACCCTCGGCTCACTCCAGCCGCTGGATGTCAGCCGGTTGCGGCGCCTGCGCAGCCTGAGGCTGTCGGGGGGCGGGCAAAAGCAGTTCCCGCTGGGCGCACTCGAACTGTCGCAATTGCAGCGCCTGGATCTGAAGGCATCGTCCATTGATCAGCTGCCGGATCAACTGTTTGCGCCTGGCCAAGAGAGCCAGTGGGCCAAGCTGTCGATGAACTGGGCGAGTTTCAATCGCGAGCGGTTCAGGGCCGCCTATGAATTTGTGCGCAACCATCCGGAGCACTTGATCGACCAGGACGAGATGGTCCGTGAGTACTGTGGCGGGCTGCTGGATGAGGGCCTTGGCCGCAAAATCGGCTTTAACACACCTTTGAGCGGACCACTCAAGGCCTTGTTCTTCGAGCGCTGGACCAGTTCGCAGGCGCAGTTCGACGCCATAGAGGCACTGAGCGGCGAATACGCCGAGCTGTCCCGCAGCCTCGACAATTGGTTAACGCAGGATGCTCAGAACCTGCAACGGTTTGCCCGCACGGGGCTTGCCGAAAGCCTGCGCAAGGCCTGGAACGACGGTCTGTTGCAACGCTTCGGGCGGCTCGACCCCGTCACGTTGACGGTGCCGGGCCTGGTCGTCAGTGACATGCCCCACTTGCCTGCCGGCCTATTCGATGCAGTAGCCACCCTGCAGATGCCGAATGCCATAGTCCCCTCGGCACAACTGAGCCGCTTTCTGCGCGGCTTCGGCGGGTTGCGCAGCCTGGATGTCTCTGGCGCGAGTCTGACCGAACTGACGGTGGCGCCGGGCGAGTGGCCGGCGCTGGAACACCTGAACCTGGCCAACAACCCGTTGCAGACGCTGGATGTGAGCGGGCTGAATCAATTGACAGCCCTCAACCTGCGCGCCAGCCACTTGAGTCAATGGCCCACCGGCGCCGAGCACCTGCCGCAGCTCACCTGGCTGGACCTGCGCGATACCCGGATTACCCAACTGCCGGCCACGGCGCTGGCCGAAGACCGCCTGTTGCTCGACAGCCAGTTTTCCGGCTTGCCCCTGACCCCCAAGGCCCGGGCGGAACTGGGTGTGGCGCGCCAGCGGGTCGAGCGCAACCTGGGGCTGGAAGACGCCACCTTGAGCCGCTTTGAACAACAGCCGATGGGCGAGGTTTTCCCGCCCCGCGAGAGCGGCAGCGCCATTGCCCGGCAGTTGTTGCCAATGCCTGTAACCGATGCGATCGAGGCCGGGTTGACCCGGTGTCTGAACAGTTGGCTGTTCACCCGTGAGTTCTCGCGAAGTAGCACTTTGAAGGTGACTGCCGGCGCCCGGCGAGTGGCCGCGCAACGCATCCTCGACTGCTGGCGCGCGAGCCAGTCCAGGCCGGTGGGAGAGGCGGCCGTCGAGCTCAACTTCCACGGTCTGACCCTTGGCGAGCTGCCCGCGTTGCCCGTTACCTTGCACCCTGTCGAGCGCCTGAACCTTAACGGTGTGCAGCTTACCGGGCCTGGGTCCGACGCTTTCCTGCGGGCCTTCCCCGAGGTCAAAACCCTCACTCTCAGCGGTAATCAACTGGTGTCACTGCCGCCGGCTCTGGAAGGCATGGCCTTACTGGAGAGGCTGGACCTGTCGGGGGTTGGCATCAGCGATCCCGAACGGCTCTATCCCACGCTGGAGCAAATCGAAAACCTGCGCTGGCTGGATGTCAGTTACTGTGATCTGGAAACCTTTAGCCTCGACACTCTGGACGGCCTGGAATCCCTGAACCTGAGCAACAATGAGCTGGCCCATTGGCCTGACGGCGTGCTGCGGGCCACGCAGCTGCGTACCCTGGACCTGAGCAGCAACCCGCTCGAAGCGATTCCGCCCGGCGCGCTTGAGGGCGAACACGACGCGTTGATGGCCGGCACCGACCTGTCCGAAAACTTCAATTTTGACCTCGAAGACCTGCGCCGCTTGCAGGCCTATGCCCGGCGCGTCGGCAGCGACACTGCCTTGGGCATGAGCAGTGCCGATGTGCAGCAGCAAATCAGCGAGCTGGAGCATCCCACCTCCAGTGATACGGAAAGCGAGCCGGATGAGGCCGAAGAGTTTCCGGTATTGCCTGATGAAGTCCTGAGGGAAGCGCCTGTCACCGCTGCCGATCGTGAAACCTGGCTGCACAACCTGCCGGCCGATGAGCAGGCACGACTGGGCGAGCTGTGGGACCAACTGGCGCACGAGCCTGACAATGCCGCGTTCTTCAACTTGCTGTCGCTGCTGCCTCAGACCAAGGACTTCGACCTGGCCCGAGCCTCACTCACTGCGCGGGTGTGGCGGGTGATAGAAGCGGCGGGCAGCAATGCCGAACTGCGTGAAACCCTGTTCGGCATGTCCAACACCCACGGCACCTGCAGCGACGGGCGGATCCTGACCTTCAGTGCCCTGGAGATCAAGGTGCTGGAGTTCGACATCTTGCGCGACCTCGACCCCACCGATCTTGCTCGCAAAGGCTCGGCGCTGCTGAGCTTGTCGCGCAACCTGTTTCGCCTGGAGCAGGTCGAGCAACTGGCGGCCAGGCATATCCGCCCCAACTCCGACGCGGCCGAAGTGCGCCTGCAATACCTGATCGGCCTGCGTCGGCGCCTGGACCTTCAAGGCGTGCCGGAAAAAATGCGCTACGCCACCCCCATCGGCGGCGCGACCATGGAAGGTCACGCGCGTGCCATCGAGGCCCTGGAACACTCCGACGCGTTCCACGAAAACCTGATCAGCCGCGACTATTGGGTGGCGTACCTCAAGGAGCGCTACCCCGAGGACATCGCCGCGCTGGAGCAGCGCAACGCACAAAAACGCGACGCGCTGGAGGACGCGTTTGCCAGTGTCAATGACGTGGGCTACGTCAGGGGCCTGGAGACCCTCAACGTGCAATTGCTGGCGGATGAAACACAAACCCTGATGGCCCTCTCGCGCAGGGCGGAGGAGGCGTTGAACCCGTCTGCGCACGACCCCAGCCAGCCAGGCACGTCCGCAGGCCTGAGACGCTAA